One window of the Onychostoma macrolepis isolate SWU-2019 chromosome 21, ASM1243209v1, whole genome shotgun sequence genome contains the following:
- the sdf2 gene encoding stromal cell-derived factor 2: protein MDSLGLLRVQLPITVLLSCMFTFSSGSEMNFVTCGSVVKLLNVKHNVRLHSHDVRYGSGSGQQSVTGVTTVEDSNSYWSVRGTNDAACHRGTPIQCGQNIRLTHVNTGRNLHSHYFTSPLSSNQEVSAFGENGEGDHLDEWTVLCAGTVWQRDESVRFRHTATEALLSVTGEQYGRPIHGQREVHAMMVSSSHSYWKTMEGVFMKPSETGSKDFSLLHTEF from the exons ATGGATAGTTTGGGGCTCTTACGGGTGCAGTTGCCTATAACAGTGTTATTGTCATGTATGTTTACATTCTCCTCCGGCAGTGAAATGAATTTTGTAACGTGCGGGTCGGTGGTGAAGCTGCTCAATGTGAAACACAACGTCAGATTACACTCTCATGATGTCCGCTATGGATCTG GTAGTGGTCAGCAGTCGGTGACCGGTGTGACCACGGTGGAGGACAGTAACAGTTACTGGAGTGTGCGGGGCACCAATGATGCTGCATGTCATCGAGGGACTCCGATACAGTGTGGACAGAACATCAGATTGACCCATGTGAACACGGGCCGCAATCTACACAGCCACTACTTCACTTCTCCTCTTTCTTCAAATCAG GAGGTCAGTGCCTTTGGTGAGAACGGTGAGGGTGACCATCTGGACGAGTGGACCGTTCTGTGTGCAGGCACTGTTTGGCAGCGGGATGAGTCCGTTCGGTTCCGCCACACGGCCACCGAGGCTCTGCTGTCTGTGACGGGAGAACAGTACGGCAGACCCATTCACGGCCAGAGAGAAGTGCACGCCATGATGGTCAGCAGCTCACACAGCTACTGGAAAACAATGGAGGGCGTCTTCATGAAACCCAGTGAGACTGGATCCAAGGATTTCAGTCTGTTACACACTGAGTTTTAG
- the caln2 gene encoding calcium-binding protein 8 isoform X1, with the protein MRYIYSNPGSLLQSHMTNRSKTSGVKMPFHHVRAGLLYTDNFLSTSLSETSEEQLANISTEELGEIREAFRVLDRDGNGFISKQELGMAMRSLGYMPSEVELAIIMQRLDMDGDGQVDFDEFMTILGPKLVSSETREGFLGSTIDSIFWQFDMQQMSLEELKHVLFHAFRDHLTMKDIENIIVTEEESLKENSGNCQTEFQGVHSKKKNRQTCVRKSLICAFAMAFIISVMLIAANQMLRNGME; encoded by the exons ATGAGGTACATTTATTCCAACCCTGGCAGTCTCTTACAATCCCATATGACCAACAGAAGCAAGACGAGTGG GGTGAAGATGCCTTTTCACCATGTGAGAGCAGGGCTGCTCTACACAGACAACTTCCTGAGCACCTCTCTCTCCGAAACCAGTGAAGAACAGCTTGCCAACATCTCCACAGAGGAGCTTGGCg AGATTCGAGAGGCGTTCCGAGTTCTAGATAGGGATGGGAACGGATTCATCTCGAAGCAGGAGCTGGGTATGGCCATGCGCTCTCTGGGGTACATGCCCAGTGAGGTGGAGCTGGCTATTATCATGCAGAGACTGGACATGGATG GTGATGGACAGGTGGACTTTGATGAATTTATGACAATATTGGGACCTAAACTTGTTTCTTCTGAAACCAGAGAGGGCTTCTTAGGAAGTACAATAGACAGCATATTCTGGCAG TTTGACATGCAACAGATGTCCCTGGAGGAGCTCAAACACGTCCTGTTCCACGCCTTCAGAGACCATCTCACCATGAAGGACATCGAGAATATTATCGTCACCGAGGAAGAGAGCTTGAAGGAGAACTCAGGAAACTGCCAGACCGAATTTCAGGGAG TGCATTCGAAAAAGAAGAATCGCCAGACGTGTGTCCGCAAGAGCCTCATCTGCGCTTTTGCAATGGCCTTCATCATCAGCGTCATGCTCATCGCAGCCAATCAGATGTTGCGGAATGGCATGGAGTAG
- the caln2 gene encoding calcium-binding protein 8 isoform X3, whose amino-acid sequence MGPEKHGLELPLPTVDVSGPCPTNGEEETELCVQSRSEPADCDPWRVKMPFHHVRAGLLYTDNFLSTSLSETSEEQLANISTEELGEIREAFRVLDRDGNGFISKQELGMAMRSLGYMPSEVELAIIMQRLDMDGDGQVDFDEFMTILGPKLVSSETREGFLGSTIDSIFWQFDMQQMSLEELKHVLFHAFRDHLTMKDIENIIVTEEESLKENSGNCQTEFQGVHSKKKNRQTCVRKSLICAFAMAFIISVMLIAANQMLRNGME is encoded by the exons ATGGGTCCGGAAAAGCATGGCTTAGAATTGCCTTTGCCCACCGTGGATGTGTCCGGTCCGTGTCCAACTAACGGAGAAGAGGAAACGGAGCTGTGCGTCCAGAGTCGCTCAGAGCCCGCTGACTGCGATCCGTGGAG GGTGAAGATGCCTTTTCACCATGTGAGAGCAGGGCTGCTCTACACAGACAACTTCCTGAGCACCTCTCTCTCCGAAACCAGTGAAGAACAGCTTGCCAACATCTCCACAGAGGAGCTTGGCg AGATTCGAGAGGCGTTCCGAGTTCTAGATAGGGATGGGAACGGATTCATCTCGAAGCAGGAGCTGGGTATGGCCATGCGCTCTCTGGGGTACATGCCCAGTGAGGTGGAGCTGGCTATTATCATGCAGAGACTGGACATGGATG GTGATGGACAGGTGGACTTTGATGAATTTATGACAATATTGGGACCTAAACTTGTTTCTTCTGAAACCAGAGAGGGCTTCTTAGGAAGTACAATAGACAGCATATTCTGGCAG TTTGACATGCAACAGATGTCCCTGGAGGAGCTCAAACACGTCCTGTTCCACGCCTTCAGAGACCATCTCACCATGAAGGACATCGAGAATATTATCGTCACCGAGGAAGAGAGCTTGAAGGAGAACTCAGGAAACTGCCAGACCGAATTTCAGGGAG TGCATTCGAAAAAGAAGAATCGCCAGACGTGTGTCCGCAAGAGCCTCATCTGCGCTTTTGCAATGGCCTTCATCATCAGCGTCATGCTCATCGCAGCCAATCAGATGTTGCGGAATGGCATGGAGTAG
- the caln2 gene encoding calcium-binding protein 8 isoform X2, with protein sequence MPFHHVRAGLLYTDNFLSTSLSETSEEQLANISTEELGEIREAFRVLDRDGNGFISKQELGMAMRSLGYMPSEVELAIIMQRLDMDGDGQVDFDEFMTILGPKLVSSETREGFLGSTIDSIFWQFDMQQMSLEELKHVLFHAFRDHLTMKDIENIIVTEEESLKENSGNCQTEFQGVHSKKKNRQTCVRKSLICAFAMAFIISVMLIAANQMLRNGME encoded by the exons ATGCCTTTTCACCATGTGAGAGCAGGGCTGCTCTACACAGACAACTTCCTGAGCACCTCTCTCTCCGAAACCAGTGAAGAACAGCTTGCCAACATCTCCACAGAGGAGCTTGGCg AGATTCGAGAGGCGTTCCGAGTTCTAGATAGGGATGGGAACGGATTCATCTCGAAGCAGGAGCTGGGTATGGCCATGCGCTCTCTGGGGTACATGCCCAGTGAGGTGGAGCTGGCTATTATCATGCAGAGACTGGACATGGATG GTGATGGACAGGTGGACTTTGATGAATTTATGACAATATTGGGACCTAAACTTGTTTCTTCTGAAACCAGAGAGGGCTTCTTAGGAAGTACAATAGACAGCATATTCTGGCAG TTTGACATGCAACAGATGTCCCTGGAGGAGCTCAAACACGTCCTGTTCCACGCCTTCAGAGACCATCTCACCATGAAGGACATCGAGAATATTATCGTCACCGAGGAAGAGAGCTTGAAGGAGAACTCAGGAAACTGCCAGACCGAATTTCAGGGAG TGCATTCGAAAAAGAAGAATCGCCAGACGTGTGTCCGCAAGAGCCTCATCTGCGCTTTTGCAATGGCCTTCATCATCAGCGTCATGCTCATCGCAGCCAATCAGATGTTGCGGAATGGCATGGAGTAG